A window of the Lactuca sativa cultivar Salinas chromosome 5, Lsat_Salinas_v11, whole genome shotgun sequence genome harbors these coding sequences:
- the LOC111900723 gene encoding putative pentatricopeptide repeat-containing protein At1g64310, with product MLFHFKSLVFELSKLNHTLSRTKSFHALLIKSCLFHDPFYATKIIRFYAINNDLTSACNLFDETPNRTVYLWNSIIRAYAQTHSFLDAFSLFKQMLASETKPDNFTFACILRACSEKLDLEALKLVHGQVIVSDLGSDSITASALVSAYSKLGLVDDARMVFDGLNRHDLVLHNTMITGYGSCGYWEKALNLFIIMRRIGYQPDGYTVVGLLSGLTCSSLLEIGQGIHGYCLRSGFDSNTHISSVLVSMYTRCGCMNSAYKVFSGLSHPDLVTWSALISGFSQSGEYHNALIYFRKLNSCGKKPDSVLISILLAVTSQLVTLAPGVELHGYAIRHNLHSEVMVSSALIDMYSKCGFLDLALKVFDEMPKRNIVSYNSVIASFGLYGLASEAFEVFHEVLEQGLKPDESTFTALLSACSHGGLLKEGRDVFRRMRDDFSIEANTEHYVHFVKLVGMAGELDEAYEVVNSLGEHVDSGIWGALLSCCDAHNDLKMAEIVSQRLLECKQERISYKVMVSNMLAGNGRWDDVKKLRDELDGVGNRKVCGVSWIEV from the coding sequence ATGTTGTTTCATTTTAAGTCGCTTGTATTTGAACTCTCAAAGCTAAATCACACCCTTTCGAGAACCAAATCATTTCATGCTTTGCTAATCAAGTCCTGCCTTTTCCATGACCCATTCTACGCAACTAAAATCATCAGGTTTTATGCAATCAATAACGACCTCACATCTGCCTGTAACCTGTTCGATGAAACTCCTAACAGAACTGTCTATCTCTGGAATTCCATCATCAGAGCTTACGCCCAAACCCATTCTTTTCTTGATGCATTTTCACTCTTCAAACAAATGCTGGCCTCAGAAACAAAGCCCGATAATTTCACATTTGCTTGCATTTTACGTGCTTGTTCCGAAAAACTAGATCTTGAAGCTCTTAAGCTTGTGCATGGGCAAGTAATTGTTTCTGATTTGGGATCAGACTCCATTACCGCTAGTGCACTTGTGTCAGCTTACTCTAAACTTGGCCTCGTTGATGATGCAAGAATGGTCTTTGATGGGCTAAACAGACACGACTTGGTTTTACACAACACAATGATTACAGGTTATGGATCTTGTGGGTACTGGGAGAAAGCACTAAATCTGTTTATTATAATGAGAAGAATTGGATATCAGCCTGATGGGTATACAGTTGTAGGGTTATTATCGGGTTTAACATGTTCTAGCTTGCTGGAAATCGGCCAAGGAATCCATGGTTACTGTTTGAGAAGCGGGTTTGATTCTAACACACACATAAGTAGCGTCCTTGTTAGTATGTACACAAGATGTGGTTGTATGAATTCGGCCTATAAAGTATTTAGTGGTTTGTCACATCCCGATTTGGTAACATGGTCTGCTTTAATATCTGGTTTTTCACAATCTGGAGAGTATCATAACGCCTTAATTTATTTCAGGAAACTGAATTCCTGTGGCAAAAAACCAGACTCCGTTCTTATCTCCATTTTACTGGCTGTAACTTCACAATTGGTCACTTTGGCACCAGGTGTCGAGCTACATGGTTATGCCATACGCCATAACCTACACTCGGAGGTCATGGTGTCTTCTGCATTGATAGACATGTACTCAAAATGTGGTTTCTTGGACTTGGCACTCaaggtgttcgatgaaatgcctaaAAGAAACATAGTTTCATACAATTCAGTAATAGCAAGTTTTGGTTTATACGGACTTGCATCCGAGGCTTTTGAAGTGTTTCATGAGGTTCTTGAACAAGGTCTAAAACCTGATGAATCTACTTTCACTGCTCTACTATCTGCTTGCTCCCATGGTGGTCTTCTTAAAGAAGGTCGAGACGTTTTCAGAAGAATGAGGGACGATTTTAGCATTGAAGCAAACACTGAACATTATGTTCATTTTGTGAAGCTTGTTGGTATGGCTGGGGAGTTGGATGAGGCTTATGAGGTTGTTAACTCGTTGGGAGAGCATGTGGATTCTGGTATTTGGGGTGCGCTTCTTTCTTGCTGTGATGCACATAATGATTTGAAAATGGCAGAGATTGTGAGTCAGCGACTCCTTGAGTGTAAGCAAGAGAGAATCAGCTACAAAGTTATGGTTTCTAATATGCTTGCTGGAAATGGGAGGTGGGATGACGTGAAAAAATTGAGGGATGAATTAGATGGTGTGGGAAATAGGAAAGTTTGTGGTGTTAGCTGGATTGAGGTCTAA